A portion of the Malania oleifera isolate guangnan ecotype guangnan chromosome 3, ASM2987363v1, whole genome shotgun sequence genome contains these proteins:
- the LOC131151430 gene encoding uncharacterized protein LOC131151430 — protein sequence MSFHSEFSHFSRDIRSGLQTLQEKVSSLDQCLTRIEEYQTSSSRGVDPMDTSLAPRSDDEDSEEGSDEGDDEEQGNEEEEGDEEKEGDEEEKGDEEAEEEDDDVDN from the coding sequence ATGTCCTTTCATAGTGAATTCTCCCACTTCAGTAGGGATATAAGGTCAGGACTTCAGACCCTTCAGGAGAAGGTATCCTCCCTTGATCAATGCCTCACTCGTATTGAGGAATATCAGACTAGCTCATCCCGaggtgttgatcctatggacactagtttAGCCCCTCGAAGTGATGATGAAGATTCTGAGGAAGGGAGTGATGAAGGTGATGATGAAGAGCAAGGTAATGAAGAAGAGGAAGGTGATGAGGaaaaagaaggagatgaagaagagaaAGGTGATGAAGAAGccgaagaagaagatgatgatgttgataACTGA